One Rosa chinensis cultivar Old Blush chromosome 3, RchiOBHm-V2, whole genome shotgun sequence DNA window includes the following coding sequences:
- the LOC112194377 gene encoding NAC domain-containing protein 19, translating into MYDLLRESEWYYFTPITRKYVNSSRPNRVAPNGFWKPRMNNPIKDRNNEVVGYRTSLEFYEGKYPNGNKTGWKMNEYTINEAIIPPNINTNGKTRIKLDDCVLCKIFTLKVARKLQNEIQYQLENPIGRNKATSTSIVGPSNTTTTTGDQLPVHDAMEHEPHSNHEVQQDGSSDSKHEEDDDGWLIIGVESLNISSDPMIG; encoded by the exons ATGTACGACCTCCTTAGAGAAAGTGAATGGTACTATTTCACTCCTATTACTCGAAAGTATGTGAACAGTTCTCGACCAAATCGAGTTGCACCGAATGGTTTTTGGAAGCCAAGAATGAACAACCCCATCAAAGATAGGAATAATGAAGTAGTTGGGTACAGGACGAGTCTGGAATTTTATGAAGGGAAATATCCAAACGGAAATAAGACAGGGTGGAAAATGAATGAATATACAATCAATGAAGCAATTATTCCTCCAAATATTAATACAAATGGCAAAACTCGCATCAAG TTGGATGATTGTGTTTTGTGCAAGATTTTTACGCTTAAGGTGGCCAGGAAGCTTCAGAATGAGATACAATACCAGTTGGAGAATCCTATAGGTCGTAACAAagcaacatcaacatcaattgTTGGTCCAAGTAACACTACTACAACAACTGGTGATCAGTTACCTGTGCATGACGCCATGGAACATGAGCCGCATAGTAACCATGAAGTGCAACAAGATGGTTCTTCTGATTCTAAGcacgaagaagatgatgatggttgGTTGATCATTGGAGTAGAGTCTCTGAATATCTCTTCAGATCCTATGATAGGGTGA
- the LOC112193197 gene encoding remorin 4.1 isoform X1, which yields MLNDQRVGTSREHEDDDHGDDEIVRDIHALTPPHPAQAANRGGRQREAWETGSQRSSSLSVASIEGASSENFTSMSREFSALVVAGSTIPHSGFSNNDMNDSAVNNPGNNNLGLGRIGEEDNMLEETNPLAIVTDNYHSSDPIASPRSIGANNNNMASSSSSSMIGTNQGHQGEISVHMVKKEEVESKISAWQNAKIAKVNNRFKREDAVINGWESEQVQKASTWMKKIERKLEEKRARAFEKMQNDIAKAHRKAEERKASSEAKRGTKVARVLEIANLMRAVGRAPAKKSFF from the exons ATGTTGAATGATCAAAGGGTTGGCACCAGCCGTGAACATGAAGATGATGATCACGGTGACGATGAGATAGTCCGGGATATCCACGCCTTGACACCACCTCATCCTGCACAGGCTGCTAATCGTGGAGGCCGTCAAAGAGAGGCTTGGGAAACTGGTAGTCAGAGATCATCATCTCTGTCCGTGGCTAGTATTGAAGGTGCTTCTAGTGAGAATTTTACTTCCATGAGTAGAGAGTTCAGTGCTCTAGTGGTTGCAGGGTCAACAATTCCGCATAGTGGTTTTAGTAACAATGATATGAATGATAGTGCTGTAAATAATCCTGGAAACAACAACTTGGGATTGGGTAGAATTGGAGAGGAGGACAATATGCTGGAGGAGACCAATCCCTTGGCTATAGTAACAGATAATTATCACTCTTCGGATCCAATTGCTTCTCCAAGAAGTATCGGGGCTAACAATAATAACATGGCTAGCTCTTCTTCATCAAGCATGATTGGCACTAATCAAGGGCATCAAGGTGAGATTTCTGTGCATATGGTCAAGAAGGAAGAGGTGGAATCAAAGATATCCGCGTGGCAGAACGCAAAGATTGCCAAGGTTAACAACAGGTTCAAGAGGGAGGATGCTGTTATAAATGGGTGGGAAAGTGAGCAGGTTCAGAAAGCTTCTACATGGATGAAGAAAATTGAG AGGAAGTTGGAAGAGAAAAGAGCAAGGGCCTTCGAGAAGATGCAAAATGATATAGCCAAAGCTCACAGAAAAGCAGAGGAGAGGAAGGCATCCTCTGAGGCTAAGAGAGGAACAAAAGTGGCCAGGGTTCTTGAAATAGCCAATTTAATGAGAGCTGTTGGAAGAGCACCTGCCAAAAAGTCCTTCTTCTAA
- the LOC112193197 gene encoding remorin 4.1 isoform X2, whose amino-acid sequence MLNDQRVGTSREHEDDDHGDDEIVRDIHALTPPHPAQAANRGGRQREAWETGSQRSSSLSVASIEGASSENFTSMSREFSALVVAGSTIPHSGFSNNDMNDSAVNNPGNNNLGLGRIGEEDNMLEETNPLAIVTDNYHSSDPIASPRSIGANNNNMASSSSSSMIGTNQGHQGEISVHMVKKEEVESKISAWQNAKIAKVNNRFKREDAVINGWESEQVQKASTWMKKIECKNNLLLSWV is encoded by the exons ATGTTGAATGATCAAAGGGTTGGCACCAGCCGTGAACATGAAGATGATGATCACGGTGACGATGAGATAGTCCGGGATATCCACGCCTTGACACCACCTCATCCTGCACAGGCTGCTAATCGTGGAGGCCGTCAAAGAGAGGCTTGGGAAACTGGTAGTCAGAGATCATCATCTCTGTCCGTGGCTAGTATTGAAGGTGCTTCTAGTGAGAATTTTACTTCCATGAGTAGAGAGTTCAGTGCTCTAGTGGTTGCAGGGTCAACAATTCCGCATAGTGGTTTTAGTAACAATGATATGAATGATAGTGCTGTAAATAATCCTGGAAACAACAACTTGGGATTGGGTAGAATTGGAGAGGAGGACAATATGCTGGAGGAGACCAATCCCTTGGCTATAGTAACAGATAATTATCACTCTTCGGATCCAATTGCTTCTCCAAGAAGTATCGGGGCTAACAATAATAACATGGCTAGCTCTTCTTCATCAAGCATGATTGGCACTAATCAAGGGCATCAAGGTGAGATTTCTGTGCATATGGTCAAGAAGGAAGAGGTGGAATCAAAGATATCCGCGTGGCAGAACGCAAAGATTGCCAAGGTTAACAACAGGTTCAAGAGGGAGGATGCTGTTATAAATGGGTGGGAAAGTGAGCAGGTTCAGAAAGCTTCTACATGGATGAAGAAAATTGAG TGTAAAAACAATTTGTTATTGTCTTGGGTctga
- the LOC112191869 gene encoding pentatricopeptide repeat-containing protein At2g33680, translating to MDTLLSNSLLPALYVPQRPFPPLKNTISKSSSIRNPKPKSLHFSTNSTLPASPQEAQHSLLFNEWPQLLKFSIGSKNLMLGQAIHAFLLKCRCQTDTDTFQGNNLVNLYSKFKRLDDAHRVFDEMPERNTITWTTLMKGYSEVGDYASLFRIAGDMFQGEEKFNEHTCSVILEACGSLEESRRGEQVHGFVVKSGLQDNVFVATSLVSMYSRSDCLGNAEKVFSDMDYKDIQCLNYMILEYGRAGLGEKAIGVFIDLLSSGIDPNDYTFTNLISACSGDVGVHEGQQLHGLALKYGIMCETSVGNAVITMYGKHGMIEEAETMFHALDERNLISWTAVLSMYVKNGPVYKALDVFLKVLDLGIHCDSSFLCTILDACSECRNLELGRQIHACVTKLGYYSGVHVGTALIDIYAKCGNFQSARRVFDGLSGKNTASLNAVLAGFMESHIHVKDDPIVLFNQSRYAGIIPDSITFSRLLSLSAEEACLVMGKSLHSYAIKAGLEANSTVGNAIITMYAKCGSIEEAFQMFNGMNSRDCVSWNAIISAYALHGEGTKALSLFENMKEEGFAPDGITLLAVLQACSYSGIWETGLCLFNEMEPKYGTRSVIEHFGCMVDLLGRAGKFSEAIDFINTSPFPDSPMLWRTLVNVCMLCGNLNFGILASKHLLELEPDEAGSYILVSNMYAGGGMFDEAAKVRTVMNDLKVNKEAGCSWIEVDNKFHYFVASDMDHPKSDEIYEKLNLLKIQIKLNSHDRSDLCLAADPL from the exons ATGGATACCCTTCTCTCTAACTCCTTGCTTCCCGCTCTTTACGTACCCCAACGACCCTTCCCTCCATTGAAGAACACCATCAGCAAGTCCTCTTCAATCcgaaacccaaaacccaagtCACTCCATTTTTCTACCAACTCAACTCTTCCGGCCTCTCCACAAGAAGCACAACACAGCCTTCTCTTCAATGAATGGCCTCAGCTCCTCAAATTCTCAATTGGGTCCAAAAATCTGATGCTGGGTCAGGCAATTCATGCCTTCTTACTCAAATGCCGGTGCCAAACTGACACCGACACATTTCAAGGCAACAATCTCGTCAACTTGTACTCGAAATTCAAAAGATTGGATGATGCACACCGGGTATTCGATGAAATGCCTGAGAGAAACACAATCACTTGGACTACTCTAATGAAGGGGTATTCTGAGGTTGGCGATTATGCATCTCTTTTTCGCATTGCTGGGGACATGTTTCAGGGAGAGGAGAAGTTTAATGAGCATACTTGCTCTGTGATTTTGGAGGCGTGTGGTTCACTAGAAGAGTCAAGACGTGGGGAACAGGTTCATGGTTTTGTTGTAAAAAGTGGGCTTCAGGACAACGTTTTTGTAGCTACTTCATTGGTCTCTATGTACTCTAGAAGTGACTGCTTGGGCAATGCCGAGAAAGTGTTCAGTGACATGGATTACAAAGATATTCAGTGCTTAAATTATATGATTTTAGAATATGGGAGGGCCGGCCTCGGAGAGAAAGCAATTGGGGTTTTTATTGATCTTCTGAGTTCTGGTATAGATCCAAATGATTATACATTTACTAATTTAATCAGTGCATGCAGTGGAGATGTGGGTGTGCATGAAGGCCAGCAATTACATGGGCTCGCTCTGAAGTATGGAATTATGTGTGAAACTTCTGTTGGAAATGCAGTTATAACAATGTATGGAAAGCATGGGATGATTGAAGAGGCCGAGACAATGTTCCATGCACTGGATGAGAGGAACTTGATCTCTTGGACAGCTGTTTTATCAATGTATGTCAAAAATGGCCCTGTTTATAAGGCTCTGGATGTTTTCTTGAAAGTACTTGATCTAGGCATTCATTGTGATTCTAGTTTTTTATGTACTATTCTTGATGCCTGCTCAGAGTGCAGAAATCTGGAATTGGGACGTCAAATCCACGCGTGTGTTACAAAACTTGGTTATTACTCTGGTGTTCATGTTGGGACAGCTTTGATAGACATATATGCCAAATGTGGGAACTTTCAATCTGCAAGACGGGTTTTCGATGGTCTTTCAGGTAAAAATACTGCCTCACTCAATGCAGTTCTGGCTGGATTCATGGAATCACATATACATGTTAAAGACGATCCCATTGTCTTATTTAATCAATCAAGATATGCTGGTATAATTCCTGATTCCATAACTTTTTCACGGCTCCTTAGCTTGTCTGCTGAGGAAGCCTGCTTGGTTATGGGTAAGAGTCTTCATTCTTATGCTATCAAAGCTGGACTTGAAGCCAATTCCACTGTAGGTAATGCTATAATTACCATGTATGCCAAATGTGGTAGCATTGAAGAAGCTTTTCAAATGTTCAATGGTATGAATAGTCGTGATTGTGTATCCTGGAATGCCATAATTTCAGCATATGCTCTTCATGGAGAAGGCACCAAAGCACTTTCACTGTTTGAAAATATGAAGGAAGAAGGTTTTGCCCCTGATGGAATTACGTTGTTGGCTGTTCTTCAAGCTTGCAGTTACTCTGGAATATGGGAAACTGGGTTATGCTTATTCAACGAAATGGAGCCAAAATATGGGACTAGGTCCGTGATTGAGCACTTTGGTTGCATGGTCGATCTTTTGGGTCGGGCTGGGAAATTTTCAGAAGCCATCGATTTCATCAACACAAGTCCATTTCCAGACTCACCAATGCTTTGGAGAACTTTAGTCAATGTCTGCATGTTATGTGGGAATTTAAATTTTGGCATTTTAGCTTCAAAGCATTTGCTTGAGTTGGAACCTGATGAGGCTGGGTCATATATACTTGTTTCAAATATGTATGCTGGAGGAGGAATGTTTGATGAGGCTGCAAAAGTTAGAACTGTTATGAATGACTTGAAAGTAAACAAAGAAGCAGGTTGCAGCTGGATTGAAGTAGATAATaagtttcattattttgtggcTAGTGATATGGACCATCCGAAAAGCGATGAAATTTATGAGAAGTTGAATCTCTTGAAGATTCAAATAAAACTGAACAGTCATGATAGAAGTGATCTTTGTCTGGCTGCAGATCCTTTAT AA